The following proteins come from a genomic window of Bradyrhizobium paxllaeri:
- the flhB gene encoding flagellar biosynthesis protein FlhB: MADDSDDKTEDPTQKRLDDALEKGDVAKSQEVNTWFIIAGGTLVLSTFSGSIGGGILMPLRNLIANAGQLRTDGAALLALGNTLGYAVLGAIGVPLLMLALAAIAGNMIQHRLVWSSESLKPKFSKVSPGAGFKRIFGKQALANFLKGLFKLIALGAVMMAVLWPERDRLESFLRFDPSAILGVTTNLTLQLMGAVVAMLAAVAIADYFFQYRQWFERQKMSLQEIKDEFKQSEGDPHIKGKIRQLRQQRMKKRMMAAVPNASVVITNPTHYSVALSYDRGMAAPVCVAKGVDNVAFKIREIAKKHDIPIVENVPLARALHATVDIDEEIPVEHYHAVAEIIGYVMRLKNGLGARRM, from the coding sequence ATGGCCGACGATTCCGACGACAAAACAGAAGACCCTACGCAAAAACGTCTCGACGATGCGTTGGAGAAGGGCGACGTCGCCAAGAGCCAGGAGGTCAACACCTGGTTCATCATCGCGGGCGGTACGCTGGTATTGTCGACGTTCTCGGGGTCGATCGGCGGCGGCATCCTGATGCCGCTGCGCAACCTGATCGCCAATGCGGGCCAGCTTCGCACCGACGGCGCGGCGCTGCTCGCGCTCGGCAACACGCTGGGCTATGCCGTGCTCGGCGCGATCGGCGTGCCGCTGTTGATGCTGGCGCTTGCCGCGATCGCCGGCAACATGATCCAGCACCGGCTGGTGTGGTCGTCGGAATCGCTCAAGCCGAAGTTCAGCAAGGTATCTCCGGGCGCCGGGTTTAAGCGCATCTTCGGCAAGCAGGCGCTGGCGAATTTCCTCAAGGGCCTGTTCAAGCTGATCGCGCTCGGCGCTGTCATGATGGCGGTGCTGTGGCCCGAGCGCGATCGTCTGGAGTCGTTCCTGCGGTTCGATCCTTCGGCGATCCTTGGCGTTACGACCAACCTGACGCTGCAGTTGATGGGCGCGGTGGTGGCGATGCTGGCGGCGGTCGCGATCGCCGATTACTTCTTCCAGTACCGGCAGTGGTTCGAGCGCCAGAAGATGTCGCTGCAGGAGATCAAGGACGAGTTCAAGCAGTCCGAAGGCGACCCCCACATCAAGGGCAAGATCCGGCAGTTGCGCCAGCAGCGCATGAAGAAGCGCATGATGGCCGCCGTTCCCAACGCCAGCGTCGTCATCACCAATCCGACCCACTATTCGGTGGCGCTGTCCTACGATCGCGGTATGGCGGCGCCGGTCTGCGTCGCCAAGGGCGTCGACAACGTCGCGTTCAAGATCCGGGAAATCGCCAAGAAACACGACATTCCGATCGTGGAGAACGTGCCGCTGGCGCGCGCGCTCCATGCCACCGTCGACATCGACGAGGAGATTCCGGTCGAGCACTATCATGCGGTCGCGGAGATCATCGGCTACGTCATGCGTCTCAAGAACGGGCTCGGCGCCCGAAGAATGTGA